In the genome of Dromiciops gliroides isolate mDroGli1 chromosome 1, mDroGli1.pri, whole genome shotgun sequence, the window AGCTACAAAGTTTCTCCTGAGTCTTCCCCAGATTACACATTACCTGTTCTTCAGCTGGACATTGTCTTGTGGCCCTTTACCATCTTGTTTGTCCTCCTGAATATTCTTTAGCATTTCATTGTCTTTCCCAAATTGTGCCTGGAATGAAACACAGtattccaaatgtggtctgacaAAGATGGCTTATAGTGGGTATCACCTCCCTAGTCTTGGACACTTTACCTCTCTCAATccagctgttaagggctaaaattcaggtggcgtcattccaatcattacacagccTTAAacttcattagcttttttggctgcctaATCACATAGTTAATTCATATTGCACTTGTTGACCCACAGatagatcttttttgtttgtttgtttgggttttttttttttgcagggcaatgggggttaagtgacttgcccagggtcacacagctagtaagtgtcaagtgtctgaggccggatttgaaatcaggtactcctgaatccagggccggtgctttatccactgtgccacctagccgccccccagataGATCTTTTTTAAGTGAACTGCTATTTATCCCATGCTTCCCCTAACTTTTccttatgaaattgatttttttaacccaagtataagacttcatttatatttatctctagtaaattttatcttattacatATCGCTTATCAAGTTCTTTTGGATCTTgactgtcatccagtgtgttatCTATTCCTCCCAGCTTTGTATCATCAGTGAATCTGATAAACATGCTATGCTATCTGGTTTACCTtcatctaagtcactgataaaaatgataaaccaTAATAGGGCCAAATATAGCATCCTGAGTCATTCTAGGAGATGTCTAAGTTAACATTAATCCATTCATGACCTATCTTTGGTCCAGCTATTCAAATAGTTCCAAATCCACCTAATTGTACTTTTGCCTACCCCACATCCCTTAATCTtttcaccaaaaaaccaaaacaaaacatgagaTTGTCAATGTCAAATAAGGCAGCCCCCTTATCTACTGGTATAATAGATTCCTCTCAGtcaaggaaatgaggttagttggGCATAACCTGTTCTTGGTGAAGATATGCTGGCTCTTTTTGATAATGACATGTTTGCCAAACATATCTTTGATAATTCTAGAACTTTACCAGGAAATCAAGCCAGTCTCACTGATCTATAATATTTAGACTCCATTCTCACTCTCCTTTTGAAAGTAGGACATTTGTATTTATCAGTTGTCTTCTccatgatctttcttttttaaaatttaaaattttttccccatggtctttcaaaatatatttatgggaaaaaaagtatatttgttttatatttatgtttccaataaataacatataatagatacttaaatGAATAGTTGTTTAATTGATGTATAAATGAACTTTGGAAAGACAAACTTATGCCCTATTTCTATAAACAGTTCACAAACCAGTAGGATGAAAGCTTCTTGACaacaacattttttcttttatatttccaaGATCTAGTTCAGTGcttgatatataaataaatgtctgtAAGTATTTAGTAAGGGCCATGTTGAATTGAAACATGTTATATTTCACATACAAAACCAGAAATGACAGAGAATGCTGTATATTTAAGGTGATGTTGATACTGCAGCTTTCAATAGGGGTGAATCCCTGCTTGTAATGGCTTTGGTGGGGTGTATGGAGTATTtgccattcttttttcctttaaagtcaTATGtgagttgacttttttctttctctttgaaggAACAAGCACATCATGATTGATTTGGGTAcaggcaacaacaacaagattAACTGGGCAATGGAAGACAAGCAAGAGATGATTGACATCATAGAAACAGTATATAGAGGTGCTCGTAAAGGTAGAGGTCTCGTGGTTTCTCCAAAGGACTATTCCACCAAATACAGATACTGATGTTCTTTTGGATATCAGAGGTCTAATTCTTTAAGAGAATGTGGAAGCTCTTGGGAGTTTTTGTGTGTGGAGATTTgtgggggatttttttgttttgttttttaactatttaaattctttgaggaaAATGCTTGGAAGAGATATGATATAAGCAGCTGGATCATTTTTTTGGAATAAGGGCTTTGGAgccttaaattttcagtgtatttttatatgattaaCTATGAACAATTCACagctgaaaaaattaaaatatgtgaGAATATGATCACTGTCTGtttatgtgatttttttgttattgttttgaaaCAACTTTGTGATTGAGGATTCTTTGTTTTTAGTAAAACTTAGTTTCACTAAATTTGCTTCAGAAGTTTGAAGAGTTCATTCAAACTTTATATTTTGCAATCTGTTATTGCTCTATTGTCATTATTTGGTAACTATCCAGAGCTTTTAAAGTACTTCTCAAGCTGTAAAAAAGAAGTGTTCATCCTTTCATCTGACTATAAACAGAACCTtacaatataaatgtattttttaaaagttcaattaAAATTAAAGGGTTGAGTATTCACTTCCTACATTAGCTGGTCTTTATATAACATATTTAGTCTTCttattcattatcattatttatctTCTCTATTAAAAATCTCTGGGGAAGTTGACTCTATaaccttaaaaagtaaaaattcttTAACATTAATCTTCCTTGTGGCCAATTGAACACATTTCTCTTATTCAGGCCTAGGTGGTTATTATAAAACaatggatttagaactagaaagagagcctagataaaaaaaaaaactaaggcccagagaagtcaagttATTTCATTTGTACCAAGGTCATATATTGTAAtatagcagagtcagaattttaaTCTAACCTCTATTTCTAAATCAAGTACTCTTTCTGCTATATTATGAAGTCCtactggacaaaattttccctttctccctttcctatattgttattaacatattgtttgttagcatagggtattatattctgttattttttactgtttcatcaaggaaacactccgtgttcctcaaagaaacaaagggggtaatgtggtaaaataaaggaatttggcagactcCCAGGGGTCCAacctgattgacttagtagtgtttgaattgtgtgtgaatgagaaactactaagtacccacttaaagatgattagatttggggcagctaggtgtcgcagtggataaagcaccaaccctggattcaggagtacttgagttcaaatccagcctcagacatttgacacttactagctgtgcgaccctgggcaagtcacttaaccccaactgcctcaccaaaaaaaaaaaaaaagacgattaGATTTTAttcacacctggcctgccctgttaaacctactttaaacttggccaaccctaaAAAGGAGTGTCcttagaggctgtggactgcgtcatcaacagggaaccagtctcagccacataacttaaagaacctcccctttgggggagggggaaaaaggcagaaaaagggACCCCGAACAGGAAGTAGggcgctcgcgctctctctctctctctctctctctctctctctctctctctctcgcttgctcactctcactctttttctttgctgtatattcccattaataaaacctgatttgtttgtggaaaagaggctgttaagctcctttcttattggactGGGAGAAATaattcagaggggaggaaactttggacctagaggtccctcattattttctgaaccccaatattacggtgagccacccaattaactctctccatattaaatttggacCCCCTACATTACAGAATAGCTCGTTTTTCATGTCTCCaagtccttatcttttttttttttaaacaaacattgtAATCTGAATGTGTAAATTAATGATGCTTCTTTGC includes:
- the TXNL4A gene encoding thioredoxin-like protein 4A isoform X4 → MYELYDPCTVMFFFRNKHIMIDLGTGNNNKINWAMEDKQEMIDIIETVYRGARKGRGLVVSPKDYSTKYRY
- the TXNL4A gene encoding thioredoxin-like protein 4A isoform X2, with the translated sequence MFGYHDSFNVKNFAVIYLVDITEVPDFNKMYELYDPCTVMFFFRNKHIMIDLGTGNNNKINWAMEDKQEMIDIIETVYRGARKGRGLVVSPKDYSTKYRY